The Halobellus sp. MBLA0158 genome has a window encoding:
- a CDS encoding (R)-mandelonitrile lyase has protein sequence MDIQRGCSQPSTEGPEEYFTGDVRIDPLFDTHDQARAAGASVTFEPGARTAWHTHPLGQTLIVTSGCGLVQSEGESIEQVRPGDVVWFPPGEKHWHGATPEQAMTHIAIQEEEGGEVVEWLEQVTDEQYRPE, from the coding sequence ATGGACATACAGCGAGGCTGTTCGCAGCCCTCCACCGAAGGCCCCGAGGAGTACTTCACGGGGGACGTCCGGATCGATCCCCTGTTCGACACGCACGACCAGGCCCGCGCGGCGGGGGCGAGCGTCACCTTCGAGCCCGGCGCCCGCACCGCGTGGCACACCCACCCGCTGGGTCAGACCCTGATCGTGACGTCCGGCTGCGGGCTCGTTCAGAGCGAGGGCGAGTCGATCGAGCAGGTCCGCCCGGGAGACGTGGTCTGGTTCCCGCCGGGCGAAAAGCACTGGCACGGCGCGACGCCGGAGCAGGCGATGACCCACATCGCCATCCAAGAGGAAGAGGGAGGCGAGGTCGTCGAGTGGCTGGAACAGGTGACCGACGAACAGTATCGGCCGGAGTGA
- a CDS encoding helix-turn-helix domain-containing protein, producing MTVTAEFFLRSPSLPLVSITTELQPDQVTCTHALCLQPDVQTFVVEIDATDKVSEAELEALDEVTEVTSLGESDDKAVYELDIELAETPFASLDDGRSGVAKMKSTVITPDGWRETKVFKDHETFTEFRTTMEEHGISLDLISITSEAAESEDFLRDGLTERQREALSLAVSRGYYESPRQVTAEELAEELDISQPSLSALLRRGERQLLTASLDAPTI from the coding sequence ATGACCGTCACCGCGGAATTTTTCCTCCGGTCGCCGTCCCTCCCGCTCGTCAGTATCACGACCGAGCTCCAGCCGGACCAGGTCACCTGTACGCACGCGCTGTGCCTCCAGCCCGACGTCCAGACCTTCGTCGTCGAAATAGACGCCACAGACAAGGTCTCGGAGGCGGAACTCGAAGCGCTCGACGAGGTCACAGAGGTCACGTCGCTTGGGGAGTCGGACGACAAAGCCGTCTACGAGCTCGATATCGAGCTCGCGGAGACGCCGTTTGCGTCGCTCGACGACGGCCGCTCGGGGGTGGCGAAGATGAAGTCGACGGTCATAACCCCGGACGGCTGGCGCGAGACGAAGGTGTTCAAAGACCACGAGACGTTCACCGAATTCCGCACGACGATGGAGGAACACGGGATTTCGCTCGACCTCATCTCGATCACCTCCGAGGCCGCCGAGTCCGAGGACTTCCTCCGGGATGGGCTGACCGAACGCCAGCGCGAGGCCCTGTCGCTCGCCGTCTCGCGCGGCTACTACGAGAGCCCGCGGCAGGTCACAGCCGAGGAGCTCGCCGAGGAGTTAGACATCTCGCAGCCCTCCCTCTCGGCGCTCCTCCGCCGCGGCGAGCGCCAGCTCCTGACCGCCTCGCTCGACGCGCCGACTATATAA
- a CDS encoding branched-chain amino acid transaminase, translated as MGFKEMQEDTDFLNTIWQDGSFVDWDDATVHVLAHGLHYGTGVFEGVRCYDTENGPAIFRWEEHLDRFYESTKPYDMEIPYSRDELTQATLELIRREELESCYIRPVAFYGYGSLGVSPKDNPVNVAIAAWPWGAYLGEEALEKGVEVMISSWRKHASSQIPTNAKTTGLYVNSMLAGEEARRNGFTEAIVLNKEGNVAEGPGENIFLVRDGEIYTPGLSQSILDGITRNTVIELARERGYTVHDQATISRGELNTADELFFSGTAAEVTPIRKVNNVEIGDGTRGPVTEELQQAFFDLVERRTDAHDEWFTYV; from the coding sequence ATGGGATTCAAGGAAATGCAGGAGGACACGGATTTCCTAAATACGATCTGGCAGGACGGTTCGTTCGTCGACTGGGACGACGCGACGGTCCACGTTCTCGCGCACGGCCTCCACTACGGCACGGGCGTCTTCGAGGGCGTCCGGTGTTACGACACGGAGAACGGCCCGGCGATCTTCCGCTGGGAGGAACACCTCGATCGCTTCTACGAGTCGACCAAGCCCTACGATATGGAGATTCCGTACTCCCGCGACGAGCTCACCCAGGCGACCCTGGAGCTCATCCGCCGGGAGGAACTGGAGTCCTGTTACATCCGCCCGGTCGCGTTTTATGGATACGGCTCGCTCGGCGTCAGCCCCAAGGACAACCCCGTGAACGTCGCCATCGCCGCCTGGCCCTGGGGCGCCTACCTCGGGGAGGAGGCCCTGGAGAAGGGCGTCGAGGTGATGATCTCCTCGTGGCGCAAGCACGCCTCCAGCCAGATCCCGACGAACGCGAAGACGACCGGCCTCTACGTCAACTCGATGCTCGCCGGCGAGGAGGCCCGCCGCAACGGCTTCACCGAGGCGATCGTCCTCAACAAGGAGGGCAACGTCGCGGAGGGCCCCGGCGAGAACATCTTCCTCGTCCGCGACGGCGAGATCTACACGCCCGGCCTCTCTCAGAGCATCCTCGACGGCATCACCCGGAACACGGTGATCGAACTCGCCCGCGAGCGCGGCTACACCGTCCACGACCAGGCCACGATCTCCCGCGGCGAACTCAACACCGCCGACGAGCTGTTCTTCTCCGGCACCGCCGCGGAGGTGACGCCGATCCGGAAGGTCAACAACGTCGAGATCGGCGACGGGACGCGCGGGCCCGTCACCGAAGAACTCCAGCAGGCCTTCTTCGACCTCGTCGAGCGCCGCACCGACGCGCACGACGAGTGGTTCACGTACGTCTGA
- a CDS encoding SDR family oxidoreductase, with product MSGDFGSELDGKVAIVTGASSGIGEATAEALASRGASVVVAARREDELEELQAGIESEGGDALVVPTDITNDDDIDALVDATLDEYGRIDILVNNAGIMPLSHIADVDRDTLQTTIDVNLSGLVKLTHAVVPTMLEQESGHVVNLSSVVGRFLMENASHYNATKAGVKMFGDSLRLDVAAEGIRVATIEPGSVATELPESIADEEIKEQIEELGESMRPLQPDDIARTIAFVVSQPPHVDINEVLVRPTDQVQP from the coding sequence ATGTCAGGCGACTTCGGTTCAGAACTGGATGGGAAGGTCGCGATTGTCACCGGCGCGTCCTCCGGGATCGGCGAGGCCACGGCGGAGGCCCTCGCGTCCCGCGGCGCGAGCGTCGTCGTCGCCGCACGGCGCGAAGACGAGCTAGAAGAACTTCAAGCCGGGATCGAATCCGAGGGCGGCGACGCGCTCGTCGTCCCGACCGACATTACGAACGACGACGACATCGACGCCCTCGTCGACGCGACGCTCGACGAGTACGGTCGCATCGACATTCTGGTGAACAACGCGGGCATTATGCCCCTCAGCCACATCGCGGACGTGGATCGAGACACCCTGCAAACGACGATCGACGTCAACCTCAGCGGGCTCGTGAAGCTCACTCACGCCGTCGTTCCGACGATGCTGGAACAGGAGAGCGGCCACGTCGTGAACCTCTCGTCGGTCGTCGGACGGTTCCTGATGGAGAACGCCTCGCACTACAACGCGACGAAGGCCGGGGTGAAGATGTTCGGCGACTCGCTCCGTCTGGACGTCGCCGCCGAGGGGATTCGCGTGGCCACGATCGAGCCGGGGTCGGTCGCTACGGAGCTGCCGGAGTCCATCGCCGACGAGGAGATCAAAGAGCAGATCGAGGAGCTCGGCGAGTCGATGCGCCCGCTCCAGCCGGACGACATCGCCCGGACGATCGCGTTCGTGGTCTCCCAGCCGCCCCACGTGGACATCAACGAGGTCCTCGTCCGCCCGACGGATCAGGTCCAGCCCTAA